GATCTCTTCTTGTGTGGGAcacatgttaatggatcagacaTGACTCTGCGCTTTATGACGAAGCAGAACTCTTCAGTAATGATCAACACTGCTGATGTGATCTGCATCTGagacagcaggagagagagagagagacagcagtgATGGAACAGATTCCGAGAGAACGCGATTCATGACGGAAGGTGACCTTTGATTCTTCAGACGAATGAAGAAGTGAGTCAAACTGACCGTGCAGCGCTGAGACTGATCAGACTGATGAGTTACACACTACTGACAAACACGCGATCACAGAGCTGCCGAAAACAGGGAGACGCATGAAAGCAGCTAATGTATGAGTTTGAGAGAGAAGCTCACCTGCGAGCTCATCAGCAGACCCGCACACACGCGTTTATCCCGCTGCTGCTCGATGGAAATATCGCTGATCTCCGTCACACGACACACTCTCCTCCAGCTGCTCGATCTGCACATGAGCGCCTGCGCATGCGCTCTTATACAGGAGGCGTGGCCGACCGCGGGAGCCACGCCCACACCGGACCTCGCTCTCTGTGACCTCACGCTGGTCAGTGAGTGGACAcgaatatttataattaaacatatatatatatatatatatatacttttttcctTTAGTTTAATTGTCTGTAATATCATTAAAATCGCATACTCTATACAGATGTCACGCTGTTGGAGTTTATGAAGTATTTACACACGCTtagctatatataaaaaagagtaattgaaaaaatatatttaaatgaatgcttaaaaaacaaattaattaaaaaaagtgccAAGGATATACTATACACAGAAAAATAAGTGGcataaataaatagcatattaACCACACATATAATAagccaacaaataaaaaaataataataatagaattatcTAATTCCTTAAATACCACAGAACAAAGAGGTTTCTCACTGctgaatgtatatattataaatgaaatatcCTATAATCAAGAGATTGATCATGCAAGCTCTCTATGTCTTAgtttaaaaagtaactcaaataTTCGAAAAGCCAAAATGATGAAAAATCCAAATATTAGTAAAAGAAAGTTACACAACTCTTTGTCATGTATTAATCTAGAAAGCTCCCACCATAACCTCTTTGTATTTTGACAGTGCCAGAAAATATGAGtgataaatgttaaatatgtctGTTCATTTGGCCATTTGATAAGCGAGTTATTATGTTTGATTACTAGATTGAGAAAGTATTCCTTCATGTTATATTTAGTGTCACTCGTGTCCTGAACAAGTTAGTCTAGTCAGGACTTTGTAAACTGAGTTGCAGGTCAGACTGGATCTAAAGGTCAGACTGGTTCCTCCAGGAGGTGTACTGCTGGGTTCTTCAGGGTTCTTCAGGCTCAGTCTAACACAGGGCTGTGTCTGTGGCCTACAGCGCCATCTGCTGGCACTCCAGTGAAAGTGACTACATTACATCAGCTGATAACCTCCATCTCGAGTCAGACAGAACAGATACAGCTCGAGGAAGAGCAGAGGAAAGATAAGAGAGGACACAGAGTAGGACACTAGGGGACATGTCCCTGTAAGAACTCGATTAAACAATGAAATAGATCTGTGTTGTGATTTCAGGTCAGTGTGCtagattacttacaaactgtGGTCTGTCACTGATTCCTAATTACATGACACAAATATGAAGTTAACAtcataatccattacattactttttaggTAAAGTGagattacccttttttttttctttagctgtTTTTAAGACACTTTGCACTTCTTTTAGTTCTGACTCTAAAGGCTGCTGAGTGTAATTTGTCTCCAGACCGAGCACAGAAATCATTAGAGGGAGTGTTTTAATGATCCTGTGAATGCAGAATCAAATTGAATCACACTGAATTTAACTGtgaatcaaatttaatttaattgttccCAATTTTGCAAAAATAGTTCATTAATCGACtcaaaaacctatgaatcgtgaatcaaatcaaatagctgagaaaaaaaatctaaatattgagaaaatcatctttaaagttgttcagatgaagttcttagcaatgcatattactaatcaaacattatatttacggtaggaactttacaaaatatcttcaaggaacattatctttacttaatatcctaatgatttttgtcataaaagagaaatgtataattgtgactcgtacaatgtattgttgtgtatttctacagatatacgtctgtgacactgatgactcttctgtgctgcagggacactgaTATCtgggtgaactgtcactttaagagcctcTATGAACTCTGTCTCTGTGTTTGCGGTCGTGTAGATGTGTTCACATGAAGGATTCTGGGTTCTCCAGTGTCTCGTCACGTGTTTTATCCCTGGTTTGGAGCTGCGTGTGATTTCTGAGAGCTGTATTGAACAGGTCACGTATACTGATGGGAAAGTTATGCATTACAAAGTTGCATTACTCCTAAAAAAGTAACGAATTATGTAACCTGCTTTTTATGTAAAGGAATGCATTACGTTACATTTGAATTACTtcttaaatctgaaaaaaatgttattttacagcTGTAAAAGCCCTTTCTCTCTGAAAGTGTAGTGAATGTGtctcaggctgaaggaagtgtAAGTTCTGGTCTGTAGAGTAGAGAGAGCAGCTCAAACTAATCACATGAAGAAGAAACAACAACACTGTGCACAACTACAGTCAGACACACATCTGTTATTGATGTATAATCAGATCATCGAAGGTCCGTAGCAAAGATTTTAGTttataaaagtgtattaaatacataaatgatatttgtcttatttaacatatttaattattgcaggtttgtatcATACTCTGAGTTTGCATGtgactgtttttattgattttgaggAACACTAATTGTGTTTCTGAGTAAACACATGTTCATATTGAGTCTAGATCTAcagtgagatcatgttcacacacaacactctgatctctgtctccatggcaacaccaGAGCTGTCACTCAACACATGAGAAACAAAGTAACTGAAGATACTggagtaactcagatatttcctTCTGAATTAAAAAGTGATGTGTTGCTTTACTAGTGACTTTAAAACTTCTGAATGTTGTACCTTTGCATGTTTTGAATCTAAAGTATCTAATAGCATTTAATAGCACTCTTCTTTCATGCTTACACATGCAGTTGTGTTTATCCAGTGCaggatgagtgtgtgagtgtgtgagtgtgtgagcgatgAGCCGGACGCGTCTTCAGCTGACCGTGTGCTTTATTACAGTGATGAGAGTTAAAGAAGAAGTCCACTTCCAATATAACATTTCCTGATGAAGTTACTCGCCCCGTGTCATCAGGATCTTCATGTTTGGTCTTCAGTCACAAAGAAGTTCAGTTTTTTGAGGAAAGCGGTCCAGGAGTTTTCTCTACATGACCCCAGCCGAGGATTCAGGGCTTGTGCAGTGAAACACTGCTCATCTTCTTTAAAGAAATACACTTTAACCACAAATGTGTCTCTATTAGCTGATGTTGGCAAGGTGAACGCACTGACCCAGTGTTTTAATAAAGCCATCGTGCAGAAACAGTCATTGCTCTTCACAGAGAAGGTCAAACAAAGTCTAGTTGGAGGAGAACAGGAGATGATGAGAGTTTCTAAACGAAGAACTAACCACACATGAGCTTTCCAACAGGATTATACAATCTGTGTCGACACGCATCGCAGAGCATTTGTGTTTAAAACTGTATAGATATGAACTTTTTCAGAAAATTCACTGGATAAGACTcttattcctcggctgggatcgTGAGAAGCTCTTTAAAGCAGCTGACCATCACTGACCATCACTGAAGTCTGGAGAAGAATCCTGGAGTGTTTTCCTCCAAACCTTCCTTTCCCTGTGACTGGTCAGACCTGAGGAAGGATGACGCAGGGTGAGGGACTGGTGTCTCAGGATCTGGCGGCTGCAGACGGCAGGTTGATGAAGCTCTTCATGGGAGGCAGCGGTCTGATCTTGCGTCCGGCCCAGCCGCCCTTCCTCTGCCACAGGCCACTGCTCGGTCTGATGCCCAGCCAGCGGTTCCGGCCCGCCTTCCCAATCACACGCTTGTTGTGCTCCACATTAGACACTCTGCCGACCGTCACCATACACGTCTCCAACACCTAAGGACAGAAGCAGAGCCGAGCTGAGCTCAGACCGCACCGAATCTCAACCCAACCTGAAGACTAAAACCTGTCCGGCCAAACCTCACCTGGATCTGATGTTTGGACGGGAGCTGGACGATGGCCGTGCCGTTGACCTTCCGCAGCAGCACTCCACAcgttcctgcacacacacacacacacacacacacacacactgatgagcAGCACACTCATTATCAACATTATCACACACTCCCCAGCATCATCTGGACACAGGAACAAACCGATCTGATGTGGCTTTATCTCAGAATGATGCAGAAGTAAAGTGGACATGTGATAATCACTGTTTCTCACGCTCTACAGAAGCGTGCTGCAGATTTACACAGCAAACACATGCGTGTGCATTTACAGAGCGTTCCTTCACCGCATGATTCAGtctattaaatacatttacagtcaTCATAAATATGATGTGGGGCAGAAAATTTATAAATTCATATCACCTCATATATTTAATCAATTTCACACAAAGAGTGACATTTTTCTCCAAAAAATTACCATACGTGATGTAATTTAAAGTGAATTAAGAGACTTAGATAATGCACACTTATAGAAAAATggctttataaaggtaaaaatgcccataaaatgtaaaaaaaaaacagtttaaacttATTGGAAAAGACGAATTTCTGTCTGAGTGAGTGGATCAtcacacagaatatgaagaatatcagCACACTTCATGAGTCAGCAGGGAACATGGAGAAGTGTGAGGTCAGTAGTGCACACTATCTAGGGCTCCTGTGGGGTTAGTGCTGTACCTGCGGCGCGGATGTACTGCGCTCCCTTCCCGGGGAACAGCTCCAGATTATTGACCAGCGTGCCGACAGGAAGTGCCCCCAGCGGGTGAGAGTCTCCCTCTCTGGCCAGCACTGCCATGCGTCCGATGGCTCCAGATGTGCGGATCACGTCTCCAGCCTCCATGTGCTCTGTGGCGATGATCCAGCGCTTGCGGCTCCCGCCGGCCACCAGAGCGATGTCTGCGGACCTGACGGAGGACAGACACCAGTGAGGGGCGGAGCGAGCGGTCAGGACACCACCAGGACCTTCACTGACCTGCAGGGGTCGTATCTGACCTCCATCACCTTCTCCTCGATGGGCTGCTGCTCTTTACCAGCTTCATAACGCAGCCGCTGGAAGTCGATCATACGATAGCGCTGCTTGTGTCCTCCGCCGATCCGCTGTGTGATGATCCTACCTGCAGACAGCAGAAGAAGAGCTCACTACATCAGCACCGGCCCCAGCACTGACAGATCTTACACTTCCTGTTCCTCTACAGAGGGGGCTCGGCAGGAAATGGGTTAAGGTTCATTAGTCTGACCGGTGTAGTCTCGTCCTCCGGTCTTCTTCACGCCGATCGGTCGCACGGTGTATTTGTCCCTCTGTTTCCACAGGCTCCGGTTCTGCAGGTCACACGCGCTCGTCATGAAGCCGCGACTTCCGGTCACAGCAGCACAGACACCGGAAGCGACCGGGAAACCGGCGATCTGAGGACACGGAGTGTAAGATCAGGTGTGAGGTGAGGactgatgaagaggaggatgaagatcTCACCTGAGAGGAGCCCAGAGACAGAGCCCTCAGTGCGCATGACAGCAGACCGACGCTCATCACTGCAATATCACAATAACACAGAGAATAGATCACTATAATAACACAGCGATACAGAGAACAACTCATGAAGAATCGTGATAATACATCTAATAAACCACAGAGTCACAGCAGCACGCTTTAAACCGGTTCTGTGAAGAAGCGAACGGATTGATCTGCAGTATATCTCTGATGGAGCACTGATATAAACTCACCGAGACTCTTCTGTACACTCTAAACACTGATGTTTATGTTCTCtcactctaaacactgatgtCCTTCAGCGATCACACACACGCCGCGGGTCGCGCTCGGGTGACGTCACACGCTCGCCGCCGCAACTGCTCAGATCCGCCAATCACAGAACgctcttctttttcttctgtaaCGTTTAATCGCGGTTAGCAAACCAGCTTTGGTGTATATTCCGCCACCTACTGGGATGGAGTGTGAGGCATTGCTATCTGACATAAACcggagaggaagaaaaaaaaattactaagtGAGGAAACCCCACCTAAGTTACCCTTTCTAACTTTCTATATTCTCTTATATAAATTAGttgctttcaaaaaaaaacaaaaaaaaaaaacaagaacttcACATCCTTTGAAAGAACTATTAAGCATATTCGGCAAAGTTAAAGAATTTATACCAACAGAAATGAAATCGTTCCCTTTCATATGCCATTCAATTGATTATTACATGCTCTACAGTTTCTGGAAATCCACATTTATTGCACTGACCAGAACCCTGTTTCCCTGTCATTTGAAGTGATTTGTTGAGGGCAGAATGACCAGTTCTTAGACGAGAAATTACTATCTTCCTTTCTGTTGCCATAACTAA
The Carassius auratus strain Wakin chromosome 38, ASM336829v1, whole genome shotgun sequence genome window above contains:
- the mrpl2 gene encoding large ribosomal subunit protein uL2m isoform X1, translating into MMSVGLLSCALRALSLGSSQIAGFPVASGVCAAVTGSRGFMTSACDLQNRSLWKQRDKYTVRPIGVKKTGGRDYTGRIITQRIGGGHKQRYRMIDFQRLRYEAGKEQQPIEEKVMEVRYDPCRSADIALVAGGSRKRWIIATEHMEAGDVIRTSGAIGRMAVLAREGDSHPLGALPVGTLVNNLELFPGKGAQYIRAAGTCGVLLRKVNGTAIVQLPSKHQIQVLETCMVTVGRVSNVEHNKRVIGKAGRNRWLGIRPSSGLWQRKGGWAGRKIRPLPPMKSFINLPSAAARS
- the mrpl2 gene encoding large ribosomal subunit protein uL2m isoform X2, with amino-acid sequence MSVGLLSCALRALSLGSSQIAGFPVASGVCAAVTGSRGFMTSACDLQNRSLWKQRDKYTVRPIGVKKTGGRDYTGRIITQRIGGGHKQRYRMIDFQRLRYEAGKEQQPIEEKVMEVRYDPCRSADIALVAGGSRKRWIIATEHMEAGDVIRTSGAIGRMAVLAREGDSHPLGALPVGTLVNNLELFPGKGAQYIRAAGTCGVLLRKVNGTAIVQLPSKHQIQVLETCMVTVGRVSNVEHNKRVIGKAGRNRWLGIRPSSGLWQRKGGWAGRKIRPLPPMKSFINLPSAAARS